The genomic region TTGAAAGACTCAGAGATTCCTCGGGTGGGATGCCACCCTCGGAATGACAACCCTAAGGTCCAAACAGGAATCCCTGAAGTAAGGGGCTAAGACCAAGGTAAATCTCAACCATAATGAATGGGGATAGACCTTCAGGGGCAGAAGGATATCTATGGATTTTATGAGTTTTTTGGCTCAGAGAGTAAGGAAGGCTGAGAGCATCAGTTGTGTTTTGTGCATTTAAAGAGAAACATAAGGAGGAATATGGGAAAGGAGGCATCCAAGGAGTTTCTCAAAAAGCTTCATCAGATAAAACAATTCAGTGCAGGTCTTGAGGAGGCTGTAGAGAGGTTTAAAGCCCTCTGCGATAGATACCAGAGAAGTTATCCTTATTTTATGAAAGAACTTAAGGAGAAGGCAGAGAAGTATTTTAATTTCCTTAGATATCCTGAAAATATAAGAAGACACATATACACAACCAATGCAGTAGAGAACTTTAACCGGAGGATAGAGGAGATAAGGCTCAGGCTTGGAGGATACTTTCAATCAGTTGAAATACTTGAGATGAATCTGTTTTTGCAGAGGGAGCGATTATTACAGGGCAGATGGAAAAAACCCGTCCCTATACTCAAGGCTAATGCCTATGAACTCAGACAGATTTTTAACAGAAAATTCTATGGCCAGACACAAAACTCTTGACAAGTGCCAAAGACGCAGTTATTGCAGGTCCTCCTGTTGAAAAGAAAAACTTTTGACTGCCTGTTATTGGTTTACCAGAAAGAGTTTTAAGTTCAGGCTTTACTGTAAACTCGCACTTTATGCCTGCTGCCAGATCC from Thermodesulfovibrio sp. 3907-1M harbors:
- a CDS encoding transposase; amino-acid sequence: MCFVHLKRNIRRNMGKEASKEFLKKLHQIKQFSAGLEEAVERFKALCDRYQRSYPYFMKELKEKAEKYFNFLRYPENIRRHIYTTNAVENFNRRIEEIRLRLGGYFQSVEILEMNLFLQRERLLQGRWKKPVPILKANAYELRQIFNRKFYGQTQNS